In Zunongwangia profunda SM-A87, the following proteins share a genomic window:
- a CDS encoding saccharopine dehydrogenase family protein, which yields MQQILIIGAGKSTAVLIRYLSEKSSEENFTICVADKELSLAKRAIKNHENCTAISFDIFNSEHREKHIAAMDIVISMLPARFHIKIAKTCLKLKKNLVTASYISKEMKALATEVKEAGLIFMNEIGVDPGIDHMSAMQVIDRIRNAGGQMLMFESFCGGLVAPESDNNLWNYKFTWNPRNVVVAGQGGVAKFIQEGKYKYIPYHRLFRRTEFLDIEGYGRFEAYANRNSLDYREAYGLHDILTLYRGTVRRVGYSRAWNMFVQLGMTDDSFTMEDSENMTYREFVNSFLPYSPTDSVELKLRHNLKIDQDDIMWEKLLELDLFNNHKTIGIESATPAQALQKILEEKWLLSSEDKDMIVMYHKFGYQLNGEKKQIDSTMVCIGKDQTETAMAKTVGLPVGIAARKILKKEINTPGVHLPISKEVYQPILEELQENGIIFKEKQTNYLGYNAIGGVSN from the coding sequence ATGCAACAAATCCTGATAATTGGCGCGGGAAAATCTACCGCTGTACTTATTCGATATTTATCTGAAAAGTCTTCCGAAGAAAACTTTACCATTTGCGTTGCTGACAAAGAGCTATCCCTAGCAAAAAGAGCAATTAAAAATCACGAAAATTGCACTGCTATTAGTTTCGATATTTTTAATTCTGAACATCGCGAAAAACATATCGCTGCTATGGATATTGTAATTTCCATGCTACCGGCCAGATTCCATATAAAAATTGCAAAAACATGTCTTAAACTGAAAAAAAATCTGGTCACTGCTTCTTATATTAGTAAAGAAATGAAAGCCTTGGCTACTGAAGTTAAAGAAGCTGGCCTCATTTTTATGAATGAGATTGGCGTAGACCCTGGGATTGATCATATGAGCGCCATGCAGGTTATTGATCGCATTAGAAATGCCGGTGGACAAATGCTGATGTTCGAATCTTTTTGTGGCGGACTAGTAGCTCCTGAAAGTGATAATAATTTATGGAATTATAAGTTTACCTGGAATCCCAGGAATGTAGTTGTTGCCGGACAGGGTGGCGTTGCTAAATTTATTCAGGAAGGGAAATATAAATATATCCCTTATCATCGATTATTTAGAAGAACAGAGTTTCTGGACATCGAAGGTTATGGCAGGTTTGAAGCCTATGCTAATCGAAATTCGCTAGATTACAGGGAAGCTTATGGGCTTCATGACATTTTAACTTTATATAGGGGCACCGTGCGCCGGGTGGGATATAGCCGGGCCTGGAATATGTTCGTGCAACTTGGGATGACCGATGATAGTTTTACCATGGAAGATTCAGAAAACATGACCTATCGCGAATTTGTAAACTCTTTTTTACCTTATTCCCCTACAGATTCGGTAGAATTAAAATTACGCCATAACTTAAAAATAGATCAGGATGATATTATGTGGGAGAAATTGTTGGAACTAGACCTGTTTAATAACCATAAAACCATAGGCATAGAATCCGCCACTCCTGCCCAGGCACTACAAAAGATACTGGAAGAAAAATGGCTTCTTTCCTCAGAAGATAAAGATATGATCGTAATGTATCATAAGTTTGGGTATCAATTAAACGGCGAAAAAAAACAAATAGATTCCACCATGGTGTGCATTGGTAAAGATCAAACTGAAACCGCAATGGCAAAAACCGTAGGCTTGCCAGTTGGTATTGCTGCAAGAAAAATTCTAAAAAAAGAAATCAACACCCCAGGTGTACATTTACCAATTTCGAAGGAGGTTTACCAACCAATTTTAGAAGAACTTCAAGAAAATGGTATCATTTTTAAAGAAAAACAAACAAACTATTTAGGATATAATGCCATAGGTGGGGTAAGCAATTAG